A genomic region of Fodinisporobacter ferrooxydans contains the following coding sequences:
- a CDS encoding TVP38/TMEM64 family protein produces the protein MSREKTSANRHSKDLAQKTMVIGTIVTVILFALYFYYVHTGKITPFIKSFQNLGIYGIALAILLLAILCVLPVPSEFLIVMNMEMYGIWFGTLYSWLGGIIGAVAALYLTRWLARPLVERMASKYLSQVNHWLHNRGSTGLLAVRFIPFIPYHLVNYIFGVMRIRLWPFVWTTALGILPFDLAMAGIFSGFRHGTLLWGAVGVAIFALLSVLGFVYRKRIF, from the coding sequence TTGTCGAGAGAGAAAACATCCGCCAATCGGCATTCCAAAGATTTGGCACAAAAGACGATGGTGATTGGTACGATCGTGACTGTAATTTTGTTCGCCTTGTATTTTTACTATGTTCATACAGGCAAGATCACGCCGTTTATTAAGTCATTTCAGAATTTGGGCATATACGGAATTGCTTTGGCGATATTGCTGTTGGCAATTTTATGTGTGCTGCCGGTTCCATCGGAGTTTTTGATTGTGATGAATATGGAAATGTACGGGATCTGGTTTGGTACACTGTATTCCTGGCTTGGAGGAATTATCGGCGCAGTCGCCGCACTATATCTGACTCGCTGGCTGGCGCGGCCGTTGGTGGAACGAATGGCGAGCAAATACTTGTCGCAAGTCAATCATTGGTTGCACAATCGCGGCTCAACCGGATTGTTGGCCGTTCGCTTCATTCCGTTCATACCTTATCATTTGGTCAATTATATATTTGGCGTCATGCGGATTCGGCTATGGCCTTTTGTTTGGACAACTGCATTGGGTATATTGCCTTTCGACTTGGCAATGGCCGGTATTTTCTCAGGGTTTCGTCATGGTACGCTGCTTTGGGGAGCTGTAGGTGTCGCTATATTTGCTCTGCTATCCGTCCTTGGATTTGTGTATCGCAAGCGAATATTTTGA
- a CDS encoding class I SAM-dependent methyltransferase, giving the protein MQIPNFMTEEGSILYKNTVGKVISPKVAEFVIAKTAKLFSTDIQHVLDVACGPGTVSLHLAEQYPDKQFTGIDASAAMIQQCLDTAKLKGLKNTEFLEMNANTIQFPDRTFDFIICNLAFPFFSRPKESMEGMYHVLKRRGTILVSVPGRNTWKEFFLVAEEVLGDSIPFAKPFLSKFDQAETLPISMTEAGFTIVEQTGHKIPFTFANGQAVLRFFQELFSLLSYAPEEIRNEISETIDKKFPSGFTMHYEAVVVQCTHP; this is encoded by the coding sequence ATGCAAATTCCAAATTTCATGACAGAAGAAGGTAGTATCCTTTATAAAAACACAGTAGGAAAAGTAATTTCACCAAAAGTGGCGGAATTTGTTATCGCAAAAACCGCAAAACTTTTTAGTACTGATATTCAACATGTTTTGGATGTTGCGTGTGGTCCCGGTACCGTATCCTTACATCTGGCAGAACAATATCCAGACAAGCAATTTACGGGGATTGACGCTTCCGCAGCAATGATTCAGCAATGCTTGGACACGGCGAAACTCAAAGGCCTCAAGAATACTGAGTTTCTTGAAATGAACGCAAATACGATCCAATTTCCGGACCGAACATTTGATTTCATCATTTGCAATCTTGCGTTTCCGTTTTTCTCAAGACCTAAGGAAAGCATGGAAGGCATGTATCATGTCCTAAAACGCCGTGGAACTATACTTGTAAGCGTTCCTGGAAGAAATACCTGGAAAGAGTTTTTTTTAGTTGCCGAAGAAGTATTGGGAGACAGCATTCCCTTTGCGAAACCTTTCCTTTCCAAGTTTGACCAAGCGGAAACATTGCCTATATCGATGACAGAAGCCGGTTTTACCATCGTGGAACAAACCGGGCACAAAATCCCGTTCACATTTGCAAACGGTCAAGCTGTGTTGCGTTTTTTCCAGGAGTTATTTTCGCTGTTGTCCTATGCGCCAGAGGAAATCAGAAACGAAATTTCCGAAACCATTGATAAAAAGTTCCCATCTGGTTTTACGATGCACTACGAAGCTGTCGTTGTACAATGCACACATCCTTGA
- a CDS encoding acyl-CoA thioesterase, whose amino-acid sequence MEPKVCKDSRVTQTILVFPNELNHYQTMFGGSLMAHIDMVATLSAIRHSRTTSVTASTDSVDFLCPITQNDSVCLESYVTWTGKSSMEVFVKVVAEDLFTGERRIATTSFLTFVALDKNKKPVQIPQVIPETEEEKKLHETALDRAKMRKLRKEESKNLASHLTTKKYWDN is encoded by the coding sequence ATGGAACCAAAAGTTTGCAAAGATTCTCGCGTTACCCAAACCATCTTGGTTTTTCCGAATGAATTGAATCATTATCAGACGATGTTTGGTGGGAGCCTGATGGCTCATATCGATATGGTAGCGACACTTTCGGCGATCCGTCATTCACGGACTACATCTGTTACCGCATCGACCGACTCTGTGGACTTCCTATGTCCGATCACACAAAATGATTCCGTTTGTCTGGAGTCCTATGTTACATGGACGGGTAAAAGTTCAATGGAAGTGTTCGTAAAAGTGGTGGCGGAAGATTTATTTACAGGAGAGCGCAGAATTGCAACAACGTCATTTTTGACGTTCGTGGCTCTCGATAAAAATAAAAAACCCGTACAAATTCCGCAAGTCATTCCGGAAACAGAAGAGGAAAAAAAATTGCATGAAACAGCATTAGATCGTGCAAAAATGCGGAAACTGCGAAAAGAGGAAAGCAAAAATCTTGCCAGTCATTTGACGACAAAAAAATACTGGGACAATTAG
- a CDS encoding Crp/Fnr family transcriptional regulator: protein MYKSFSSSRESWGIMSCETHRNQPSCVLRVPIFKNLDMDTIEKLHEIIQKKTYKKGDFIFREGDRSETLFVVSDGMIKISKISEKGKEHSIRFLFPGDFFGQFALLQDKTHYANAEALEDVVVCTIHKNDFKEMLAKNPQITYQFLVELTNRLRETDEWVSNISLLEVERRLAKLLLIFYERSYPSNQILELPVAKKELAALIGTTPETVSRKLSHFESLGFIQLIGRTKIRMIDPNRLEKLV from the coding sequence ATGTATAAATCATTTTCAAGTTCCAGGGAAAGTTGGGGAATTATGAGTTGTGAGACACATCGAAATCAACCGTCATGTGTTTTGCGTGTACCTATTTTTAAAAATCTTGATATGGATACAATCGAAAAACTACATGAAATTATACAAAAAAAAACATACAAAAAAGGAGATTTTATCTTCCGGGAAGGTGACCGTTCAGAGACCTTATTCGTTGTGAGCGATGGGATGATTAAAATATCCAAGATATCGGAAAAAGGCAAAGAACATAGTATACGGTTCCTATTTCCCGGAGATTTCTTTGGACAGTTCGCATTGTTGCAAGACAAAACCCATTATGCGAATGCGGAGGCGCTGGAAGACGTTGTCGTTTGTACCATTCATAAAAATGACTTTAAAGAAATGCTTGCCAAGAATCCACAGATTACGTATCAATTTCTCGTGGAACTTACGAATCGATTGCGCGAGACAGACGAATGGGTAAGCAATATAAGCCTTTTGGAGGTAGAACGAAGACTTGCAAAACTGTTGTTAATTTTTTACGAACGGAGTTATCCAAGCAATCAAATCTTGGAATTGCCGGTAGCGAAAAAGGAATTAGCCGCCTTAATCGGAACGACCCCTGAAACTGTGAGCCGCAAGCTTTCCCATTTCGAATCTCTTGGTTTCATACAATTGATCGGAAGGACCAAAATTCGAATGATCGATCCGAATCGCTTGGAAAAACTGGTATAA